In Methanocorpusculum vombati, a genomic segment contains:
- a CDS encoding SPFH domain-containing protein — MDAFTLISIVLIIIILYIFAKGVVIIQPYQKGLAIRLGTYVGQMNPGFKWVVPFITTVIKLDLRTQVIDVPSQEVITKDNSPTDVDAIIYVRVMDPERAYFEVSNYRQATVALAQTSLRGIIGDMELDEVLYNRDMINRRLRDILDKETDQWGVKIERVEIKEVNPIGAVKQAMTEQTAAERERRAAILRADGEKRAAILKAEGLRQSMILESEGERQSKILRAEGERQSKILQAQGEAQGLRIVALGSRPLDKRAITVLSLNALQKMADGQATKIIFPFEVSSLIKQGAKFLGAEDLVDTDDTPQIDLDESILGDLPDPTEIAKAVESVKPPETSDADPSAADDVPLGGST, encoded by the coding sequence ATGGACGCATTCACTCTCATATCCATCGTACTGATAATTATCATTCTCTACATCTTTGCAAAAGGCGTGGTGATCATCCAGCCGTATCAGAAAGGTCTCGCCATACGCCTTGGAACCTACGTCGGCCAGATGAACCCCGGTTTCAAATGGGTCGTACCGTTCATCACAACCGTTATTAAACTTGATCTCAGAACCCAGGTCATCGATGTTCCTTCGCAGGAGGTCATCACCAAAGACAACTCGCCGACCGATGTGGACGCCATCATCTACGTCCGGGTCATGGACCCCGAACGCGCCTACTTCGAAGTTTCCAACTACCGTCAGGCAACCGTGGCCCTCGCACAGACCAGTCTTCGCGGTATTATCGGCGACATGGAACTGGATGAAGTTCTCTACAACCGCGACATGATCAACCGCCGTCTGCGTGACATTCTCGACAAGGAAACCGATCAGTGGGGTGTCAAAATTGAACGTGTCGAGATCAAAGAGGTCAATCCGATAGGCGCCGTCAAGCAGGCCATGACCGAACAGACCGCAGCCGAACGTGAACGGCGTGCGGCAATTCTTCGTGCGGACGGAGAAAAACGTGCCGCGATTCTCAAGGCCGAAGGTCTGCGTCAGAGTATGATCCTTGAGTCTGAAGGTGAGCGTCAGAGTAAGATTCTCCGTGCCGAAGGAGAACGTCAGAGCAAAATCCTTCAGGCACAGGGAGAAGCCCAGGGCCTGCGGATTGTGGCGCTCGGATCCCGTCCGCTGGATAAACGGGCAATCACCGTCCTGTCGCTGAACGCCCTGCAGAAGATGGCCGACGGCCAGGCAACCAAGATCATCTTTCCGTTTGAGGTCTCCAGTCTCATCAAACAGGGTGCGAAATTCCTCGGTGCCGAGGATCTGGTTGACACCGACGATACCCCGCAGATCGATCTCGATGAAAGCATCTTAGGTGATCTTCCCGACCCCACAGAGATTGCCAAAGCCGTTGAGTCCGTCAAACCGCCGGAGACATCCGATGCCGATCCCTCTGCGGCTGATGATGTTCCGCTCGGCGGATCAACCTGA
- a CDS encoding DUF432 domain-containing protein, with product MYHYHRELGKWKRDANVSVREGRMLLHPVEPLYLPEAVTDYLEIRFDEVMIEPRGTSILFLTFPIEIGVFIQASGVTSILDVVSFKTPKYSLYGSANRGVITRWHKSGVSSYPPRVRNYLEGVLRLQIENTTDDWVNVSRTVIHEKGMQVYFDDHFVSMAAEMVITSGGTAAVTGVARPLHEGMTRSLRMYEPRRSTSFSNASGSLIDSTFIMDAGLT from the coding sequence ATGTACCACTATCACCGGGAACTCGGCAAATGGAAACGGGATGCCAACGTCAGTGTCAGGGAAGGACGTATGCTCCTGCATCCCGTCGAACCCCTGTATCTTCCCGAAGCTGTCACCGATTATCTTGAGATCCGGTTTGACGAGGTCATGATCGAACCGCGTGGCACGAGCATCCTCTTCCTTACCTTCCCAATCGAGATCGGCGTCTTTATCCAGGCCTCCGGGGTCACCAGTATTCTTGACGTTGTCTCGTTCAAAACCCCGAAGTACTCCCTGTACGGCAGTGCGAACCGCGGGGTTATTACCCGGTGGCACAAATCCGGTGTCTCCTCGTACCCTCCGCGTGTCAGAAACTATCTGGAAGGCGTGCTCCGTCTGCAGATCGAAAACACCACCGATGACTGGGTAAACGTATCGCGTACGGTTATTCACGAAAAAGGAATGCAGGTGTACTTTGACGATCATTTTGTTTCCATGGCGGCCGAGATGGTGATCACCTCCGGAGGTACTGCTGCGGTTACCGGCGTTGCCCGCCCTCTTCACGAAGGCATGACCCGGTCCCTGCGGATGTACGAGCCGCGGCGTTCCACCTCATTCTCCAATGCCTCGGGATCCCTTATTGACAGCACCTTTATCATGGACGCGGGGTTGACCTGA
- a CDS encoding mechanosensitive ion channel family protein → MADVNLSAISDSIFGSLSGSDDGGSGFFDTVLINGITYGDIIGAVIILIGTLIVAKIFSGIINRMFTGKIEKNNIIFMQKLVRWVIYFIGFLVMSPLLHIDFSGLMVAGGIVAVAVGFASQNTLSNFVAGLLIMFERPVSISDNIKINGTQGYVEDIGLMSTTLRTYEGIYVRVPNETMFTSDITNYVAHVARRFEYLVSIRYSDDAAKAIEVIRGVIDKHPYALKSPSPDVYVDELGAHGVNLVVRIWSPSGYWWDARKDLLWKIFKALRAADIDIPFDQLVIWEGKDTISAADQGPEDEFAYPETATPPKMNRDDAAKQVDRG, encoded by the coding sequence ATGGCGGACGTGAATCTTTCTGCGATCTCTGACAGCATCTTCGGCAGTCTGAGCGGTTCCGATGACGGCGGCAGCGGATTTTTCGATACTGTCCTCATCAATGGTATCACGTATGGCGACATTATTGGTGCCGTCATCATTCTGATCGGTACGCTGATCGTTGCAAAAATCTTCAGCGGGATCATAAACCGGATGTTCACCGGCAAGATCGAGAAGAACAACATCATCTTCATGCAGAAACTCGTTCGCTGGGTGATCTACTTCATCGGATTTTTGGTGATGAGTCCGCTGCTGCACATCGACTTCAGCGGTCTTATGGTTGCCGGAGGAATTGTTGCGGTTGCCGTTGGTTTTGCGAGTCAGAACACGCTCTCAAACTTTGTGGCAGGTCTTCTCATTATGTTTGAGCGGCCGGTGAGCATCAGTGACAACATCAAAATCAACGGAACCCAGGGGTATGTGGAAGACATCGGTCTGATGTCCACTACTCTTCGGACCTATGAGGGAATCTATGTCCGTGTGCCGAACGAAACTATGTTCACCTCCGACATCACCAACTATGTTGCTCATGTTGCCCGGAGATTTGAGTATCTGGTCTCCATCCGGTACTCGGATGATGCAGCAAAAGCCATTGAGGTCATCAGGGGAGTTATTGATAAGCATCCGTATGCACTGAAGTCACCGTCTCCTGATGTGTATGTGGACGAGCTTGGTGCGCACGGGGTGAATCTGGTTGTCCGTATCTGGTCGCCTTCCGGGTACTGGTGGGATGCCAGAAAAGATCTTCTCTGGAAGATTTTCAAAGCTCTTCGTGCGGCGGATATTGATATTCCGTTTGACCAGCTGGTTATCTGGGAGGGAAAGGACACGATCAGTGCGGCGGATCAGGGGCCTGAGGATGAGTTTGCCTACCCTGAGACTGCAACCCCTCCGAAGATGAACCGTGATGATGCCGCAAAACAGGTGGACAGAGGATAA
- a CDS encoding HEAT repeat domain-containing protein: protein MTDITDALTALSDADLDVRHAAVEKIAAAGRTNPGQIVPVVIAELRSGTLDTRWYLGRSLVKMGPEITPLLLEYAEMEKNMDVQKYFGAVLASFGEISVPPLISLFSSSNPTARGMASAALERLEAKAVPALIEAALGDDPQVKLCAELTLTKLNIFDYQ from the coding sequence ATGACAGATATTACCGATGCGCTGACTGCTCTTTCAGATGCAGATCTTGACGTTCGTCACGCCGCAGTTGAAAAAATCGCCGCAGCAGGACGGACCAATCCCGGACAGATTGTGCCGGTTGTGATCGCGGAACTCCGGTCCGGGACTCTTGATACCCGCTGGTACCTTGGAAGGTCGCTGGTGAAGATGGGTCCGGAGATCACTCCGCTTCTCCTTGAGTATGCGGAGATGGAAAAGAATATGGATGTACAGAAGTACTTCGGTGCGGTTCTTGCGTCATTTGGCGAGATCTCGGTTCCTCCGCTTATCTCGCTTTTTTCGTCATCCAATCCGACAGCCCGCGGTATGGCCTCAGCCGCTCTGGAGCGGCTTGAGGCCAAGGCGGTTCCGGCGCTGATTGAGGCGGCTCTGGGCGATGATCCGCAGGTGAAGCTTTGTGCTGAACTGACGCTGACGAAGCTCAATATCTTTGACTACCAATAA
- a CDS encoding DNA polymerase II large subunit: protein MAELATSPRYRAYLDHLISELDRAMGIAQAAKAKGFDPRTEVEIPIASDLAGRVEALLNYKGVADRIRELEERMSREEASLKIGDAFVSREFGETTREEILDHAIRASMALLTEGVVAAPTEGIGKVGIKKNDDGSEYLVIYYAGPIRSAGGTAQALSVLVGDYVRRLLNLDRYKPREEEIERYVEELKQYNGIQSMQYLPKDDDIRLIIRNCPVCIDGEPTEKEEISGYRNLERVETNVVRGGMCLVIAEGIGLKAPKIQKNVAKMHLDGWEWLETLISGAASTSSEEEEPGIHPKDKYMRDMLAGRPPFSYPMRKGGFRLRLGRGRNTGLATCGFNPATLHVLDDYLAVGTQMKVERPGKACGVVPCDTIEGPTVRLTSGEVRRIDTLAEANRYVDAKEIEYILDVGEILISYGEFLENNHVLAPPSYCEEWWRLEGGPRHPESEAEAISFVAEGAYLHPDYTWFWDDCTEDQIRLLSDKVAETGSVRDGVLYIPVDPEVKAVLEELLVPHTVEDGNYVIKTPLALIAGLGLSYDLQKNATWNTLPPFTNGLVMAEHLSGIRMRSKAGTRVGGRMGRPGKSAPRKMKPPVHVLFPIGESGGMKRSIDNAAKVCNANLSGDVFSGTAVTTGQVEGMIHVETGERKCPSCGAVTYKSRCPECGAHTEAVYRCPRCNTLAQPGEELCPRCGAPVVCQKDSVLSLRQEYDAALAVTGIPASAIPELKGVRGLISRERVVEPLEKGILRAANEVYVFRDGTVRYDMIDLPLTHFRPAEIAVSVEKLREIGYTQDMHGEELVSPDQVVELNPQDILVSEDCGEYLVRVAKYLDQLLERLYGLPAFYHAEVPEDLVGQLILGLAPHTSAGVLARLIGFTKAKAGYAHPFYHAAKRRNCDGDEDCVMLLMDGLVNFSRSFLPSTRGGTMDAPLVLTTTLNPKEVDKETLNVDVMDHYPLEVYEACLTYTPPKNLEKVVDHVESRVGTPGQFEGFSFTHDTRDISEGPLDTMYTNPILKGTTDKIKAELALADRIRAVETDDLAERIINSHLMPDMIGNLRSFSKQSFRCPRCKTSFRRIPISGKCTKCGAVLKATMHKGNVTKYLEISKYMAEHYKLSEYTNQRIAVTEMNIWSTFGQEEKQQMDLSDFF from the coding sequence ATGGCTGAACTTGCAACCTCTCCCCGGTATCGTGCGTATCTGGATCATCTGATCAGTGAGCTTGATCGGGCGATGGGGATTGCACAGGCTGCAAAGGCAAAGGGTTTTGATCCGCGAACTGAAGTGGAGATCCCGATTGCAAGTGATCTTGCAGGAAGGGTTGAGGCACTGCTGAACTACAAAGGAGTTGCCGATCGTATCCGTGAGCTTGAGGAGCGGATGAGCCGTGAGGAGGCGTCGCTTAAGATTGGTGACGCGTTTGTGTCCCGCGAGTTCGGAGAGACAACCCGCGAGGAGATTCTGGATCACGCGATTCGTGCGTCGATGGCACTTCTGACCGAAGGTGTGGTCGCCGCACCGACGGAGGGAATCGGCAAGGTCGGCATCAAGAAAAATGATGACGGATCAGAGTATCTGGTGATCTACTATGCAGGGCCTATCCGTTCCGCGGGCGGAACGGCTCAGGCACTGTCTGTTCTTGTCGGCGATTATGTCCGCCGTCTCTTAAATCTTGACCGCTACAAACCCCGCGAGGAGGAGATCGAGCGGTATGTGGAGGAGCTGAAGCAGTACAACGGCATTCAGAGTATGCAGTATCTCCCCAAAGATGATGATATCCGGCTCATTATCCGCAACTGTCCGGTCTGCATCGACGGCGAGCCGACGGAGAAGGAGGAGATCTCCGGATACCGGAATCTTGAGCGGGTGGAGACAAATGTTGTCCGGGGCGGTATGTGTCTTGTGATTGCGGAAGGCATCGGCCTCAAGGCGCCGAAGATTCAGAAGAATGTGGCGAAGATGCATCTCGATGGATGGGAGTGGCTGGAGACGCTGATCTCGGGAGCGGCATCGACGTCGTCGGAAGAGGAAGAACCGGGCATTCATCCGAAAGACAAGTACATGCGGGATATGCTTGCAGGCCGCCCGCCGTTTTCGTATCCGATGCGAAAGGGGGGTTTCCGCCTGCGGCTGGGCCGCGGGCGGAATACGGGTCTTGCGACCTGCGGGTTCAATCCGGCAACGCTTCACGTGCTGGATGATTATCTCGCGGTCGGTACGCAGATGAAGGTGGAACGCCCCGGTAAAGCGTGCGGTGTTGTGCCCTGTGATACGATTGAGGGACCGACGGTCCGCCTGACCTCAGGCGAGGTCAGGCGCATCGATACGCTTGCGGAGGCGAACAGGTATGTTGATGCAAAGGAGATCGAGTACATCCTTGATGTCGGCGAGATTCTGATCTCATACGGCGAGTTCCTAGAAAATAATCACGTGCTTGCTCCGCCGAGCTACTGCGAGGAATGGTGGAGGCTGGAAGGCGGCCCCCGTCATCCGGAGAGTGAAGCGGAAGCCATCTCCTTTGTGGCGGAGGGTGCGTATCTGCATCCCGACTACACGTGGTTCTGGGATGACTGCACGGAGGATCAGATCCGTCTTCTCTCCGACAAAGTTGCAGAGACCGGTTCCGTCCGGGACGGTGTTTTGTACATTCCGGTTGATCCTGAGGTGAAGGCGGTTCTTGAGGAGCTGCTCGTCCCGCACACGGTAGAGGACGGGAACTATGTGATCAAAACACCGCTCGCACTGATTGCGGGTCTCGGCCTTTCGTATGATCTTCAGAAGAATGCAACCTGGAATACCCTGCCTCCATTCACGAACGGTCTGGTGATGGCCGAACATCTTTCGGGTATTCGGATGCGGTCGAAGGCGGGTACCCGGGTCGGCGGCAGGATGGGACGTCCCGGCAAATCGGCTCCCCGCAAAATGAAGCCGCCGGTACATGTTCTCTTCCCCATCGGGGAGTCCGGGGGTATGAAGCGTTCGATTGACAATGCGGCGAAGGTCTGCAATGCGAATCTGTCGGGGGATGTGTTTTCGGGGACTGCGGTGACAACCGGTCAGGTGGAGGGTATGATTCATGTGGAGACCGGTGAGCGGAAATGTCCGTCCTGCGGTGCGGTGACCTACAAGAGCCGGTGCCCGGAGTGCGGTGCCCATACCGAGGCGGTGTACCGCTGTCCGCGGTGTAATACTCTTGCCCAGCCGGGAGAGGAGTTGTGTCCGCGGTGCGGCGCTCCGGTTGTCTGCCAGAAGGATAGTGTGCTGAGTCTCCGGCAGGAGTATGATGCGGCGCTTGCGGTTACCGGTATTCCGGCGAGCGCCATTCCCGAACTGAAAGGCGTCCGCGGTCTTATCTCCCGGGAACGGGTGGTCGAGCCGCTGGAGAAAGGAATTCTTCGTGCGGCAAACGAGGTGTATGTGTTTCGTGACGGAACGGTGCGCTATGATATGATCGATCTGCCGCTGACGCATTTCCGACCAGCGGAGATTGCGGTTTCCGTGGAGAAGCTCCGGGAGATCGGATACACGCAGGATATGCACGGCGAGGAGCTTGTGTCTCCGGATCAGGTGGTGGAGCTGAATCCGCAGGATATTCTGGTGTCCGAGGACTGCGGGGAGTATCTGGTGCGGGTGGCAAAGTACCTGGATCAGCTTCTTGAGAGGCTGTATGGTCTTCCGGCGTTTTATCATGCGGAGGTGCCGGAGGATCTGGTGGGCCAGCTGATTCTTGGTCTTGCCCCGCATACGAGTGCGGGCGTTCTTGCCCGGCTGATCGGGTTTACGAAGGCGAAGGCAGGATATGCCCACCCGTTCTATCATGCGGCGAAGCGGCGGAACTGCGATGGGGATGAGGACTGCGTGATGCTTTTAATGGATGGTCTGGTGAACTTTTCGCGTTCCTTCCTGCCGAGTACCCGCGGCGGTACGATGGATGCGCCGCTTGTTCTGACGACGACGCTGAACCCGAAGGAGGTGGATAAGGAGACGCTGAACGTGGATGTGATGGATCACTATCCGCTTGAGGTGTATGAGGCGTGTCTTACGTATACGCCGCCGAAGAATCTGGAGAAGGTGGTGGATCATGTGGAGAGCCGGGTCGGGACGCCGGGGCAGTTCGAGGGTTTTTCCTTTACGCATGATACCCGCGATATTTCGGAGGGTCCGCTGGATACGATGTACACGAATCCGATTCTGAAAGGAACGACAGATAAGATCAAGGCGGAGCTTGCGCTTGCGGACCGCATCCGTGCAGTGGAGACGGATGATCTTGCGGAAAGGATCATCAATAGTCATTTAATGCCGGATATGATCGGTAATCTTCGTTCGTTTTCGAAGCAGTCGTTCCGCTGTCCGCGGTGCAAGACGAGTTTCCGCAGGATTCCGATCTCGGGGAAGTGTACGAAGTGCGGTGCGGTTCTGAAGGCGACGATGCACAAGGGAAACGTGACGAAGTATCTGGAGATTTCCAAGTACATGGCCGAGCATTATAAGCTGTCGGAGTACACGAACCAGCGTATTGCGGTGACGGAGATGAATATCTGGTCAACGTTTGGGCAGGAAGAGAAGCAGCAGATGGATCTTTCGGATTTCTTTTGA
- a CDS encoding GxxExxY protein: MNITEIITNSIFVHPLYSYKYMSILFENETYRIRGAIFEVYKSLGPGFLESVYQNALEHELNLREIPFESQKELPIQYKNIPVGRFRADIVCYGKIILELKSVEDITNEHLAQIRNYLKITNFDLGFLINFNHYPGVDIRRCIRNGVASSVGEEEVPYSYS, encoded by the coding sequence GTGAACATCACGGAAATCATCACCAATAGTATTTTTGTTCACCCCCTCTATTCTTATAAGTACATGAGTATACTTTTTGAAAATGAAACCTATCGTATTCGTGGGGCAATATTCGAAGTGTACAAATCTCTTGGGCCGGGATTTTTGGAGTCAGTCTATCAAAACGCTCTCGAACATGAGTTGAACCTCCGCGAAATTCCGTTTGAGTCGCAGAAAGAATTGCCGATCCAGTACAAAAATATTCCCGTTGGTAGGTTTCGGGCAGACATCGTGTGCTATGGGAAAATAATCCTTGAACTCAAATCAGTTGAGGATATTACTAATGAACATCTTGCACAAATCAGAAATTATTTGAAAATAACAAATTTTGACTTGGGCTTTTTGATAAACTTCAACCACTACCCCGGTGTTGATATCAGGAGATGTATCCGTAATGGAGTGGCATCTTCAGTTGGAGAAGAGGAAGTACCCTACTCTTACTCATGA
- the aspS gene encoding aspartate--tRNA(Asn) ligase yields the protein MRIPIQNVTPECERAEIAGWVHEERDLGGLTFLLVRDRTGILQVTIPKKKVSPEVLAAVKEASRESVISCEGVVKATEKAPGGRELVPDTLKVISRAATPLPLDVSEKVPADLDTRLDNRYLDLRKPRVNAIFLIRNAALRAVSEYLWDHHFTQVQTPKIVAAATEGGTELFPLAYFDKEAFLNQSPQLYKQMLMSAGFDRVFEIGPIFRAEEHNTVRHLNEATSIDIEMSFADEQDAMKVLEETVSYAYGKVADTCSNELAVLGLNDFEVPKTPFPRITYQEAVDIATAKGEALVFGDDLSTAAEKIVGDEMGTMYFITEWPSSTRPFYTMPFEDRPEVCRAFDMMHPRMELSSGAQRCHIYDLLVSQIKAKGLNPDAFEFYLNPFRYGMPPHAGWGLGAERLVMTMLDLQNIREGVLFPRDRHRVSP from the coding sequence ATGCGCATCCCAATACAAAACGTCACCCCCGAATGCGAGCGTGCCGAAATTGCCGGATGGGTTCACGAAGAACGTGACCTCGGCGGCCTCACGTTCCTGCTGGTCCGTGACAGAACCGGAATCTTACAGGTAACCATCCCCAAGAAAAAGGTCAGCCCCGAAGTGCTCGCCGCAGTCAAGGAAGCAAGCCGCGAGTCCGTCATCTCCTGCGAAGGAGTGGTCAAGGCAACCGAAAAAGCTCCCGGAGGACGCGAACTGGTCCCGGACACCCTGAAAGTCATCTCCCGCGCCGCAACACCGCTGCCGCTGGATGTCTCCGAAAAAGTCCCGGCAGACCTGGATACCCGCCTTGACAACCGCTACCTTGACCTGCGCAAGCCGCGTGTCAACGCAATCTTCCTGATCCGCAACGCCGCACTTCGCGCCGTCAGCGAGTACCTCTGGGATCACCATTTCACTCAGGTGCAGACCCCGAAGATCGTCGCAGCCGCAACCGAAGGCGGAACCGAACTCTTCCCCCTCGCCTACTTCGACAAGGAAGCATTCCTCAACCAGAGCCCGCAGCTCTACAAGCAGATGCTCATGAGCGCAGGGTTTGATCGCGTCTTTGAGATAGGCCCCATCTTCCGTGCAGAAGAGCACAACACCGTCCGCCACTTAAACGAAGCAACCTCGATTGACATCGAAATGTCGTTTGCCGATGAACAGGACGCCATGAAAGTGCTTGAAGAGACCGTCTCCTACGCCTACGGCAAGGTCGCCGACACGTGCAGCAACGAACTTGCCGTCCTCGGCTTAAACGACTTCGAGGTCCCGAAGACCCCCTTCCCCAGGATCACCTATCAGGAAGCAGTCGACATCGCAACCGCCAAGGGCGAGGCGCTCGTCTTCGGTGACGACCTCTCCACCGCCGCAGAAAAGATCGTCGGCGACGAGATGGGCACGATGTACTTCATCACCGAGTGGCCGTCATCCACGAGACCGTTCTACACCATGCCGTTTGAGGACAGACCCGAAGTCTGCAGAGCGTTCGACATGATGCACCCGAGAATGGAACTCTCCTCCGGTGCCCAGCGCTGTCACATCTATGATCTGCTGGTAAGCCAGATCAAAGCAAAAGGCCTCAACCCCGATGCATTCGAGTTCTACCTCAACCCGTTCCGCTACGGCATGCCGCCGCACGCTGGGTGGGGACTGGGCGCAGAGCGGCTGGTCATGACCATGCTCGACCTCCAGAACATCCGCGAAGGCGTACTCTTCCCCCGCGACCGGCACAGAGTCAGCCCGTAA
- a CDS encoding glycosyltransferase has translation MKKLSIIIPVYNDHTALTKALPASIMVLDTLSHPFEIIIAEDASCDGSYEISKKFAEADKRIRLNYSETRRGKGGAISDAAKIASGDIICFYDVDLSTELSALRPLINAIHRGNDIAIGSRYLPQSSITRARNRKYAGKLFVHLARVLLGGGVTDYQCGCKAFTRESLNTLMSYAHTRGWTWDTEILALAQRAGYKIAEVPVIWKENDRTTLEWMDTFRMGWEVLTFAWKIRICGCHPQKNTHTKK, from the coding sequence ATGAAAAAACTCAGCATAATCATCCCGGTCTATAATGATCACACCGCACTTACCAAGGCACTACCGGCATCAATTATGGTATTGGATACGTTATCCCATCCATTTGAGATCATTATTGCTGAAGATGCAAGTTGTGACGGAAGTTATGAAATCTCCAAAAAATTTGCAGAAGCTGACAAACGTATCAGACTAAATTACAGCGAGACACGCAGAGGAAAAGGCGGAGCTATCAGCGATGCCGCAAAGATCGCTTCAGGAGACATCATCTGTTTCTACGATGTTGATCTTTCCACTGAGTTGTCCGCACTACGACCCCTGATCAATGCCATACATCGCGGGAATGATATTGCAATCGGGTCGCGGTATCTCCCGCAAAGTAGTATCACGAGAGCTCGCAATCGAAAATATGCAGGAAAATTATTTGTTCATCTCGCCCGCGTACTTCTTGGAGGAGGAGTTACGGATTATCAATGCGGATGCAAAGCATTCACACGTGAATCTCTTAATACTCTCATGTCATATGCTCATACACGCGGATGGACGTGGGATACAGAAATTCTTGCGCTTGCACAGAGGGCAGGTTACAAAATTGCAGAGGTCCCCGTCATCTGGAAAGAAAATGATCGGACCACCCTAGAATGGATGGACACGTTCAGAATGGGATGGGAAGTACTTACATTCGCATGGAAAATTCGAATTTGTGGGTGCCACCCTCAAAAGAACACTCATACCAAAAAATAG
- a CDS encoding glycosyltransferase family 39 protein: protein MRHNRQNKAEPNAEKYRIDSLTDITWNNLKNVIRYNHYAQMLLILLIMGGILRFYNLGYNSLWLDEACTYDFAQLSLGGILELTTKTGDVNPPLFYAIEHFMLGLGNNEIILRLIPALLGMFSIPVMYFLGREICGRLAGIIAAALLTFSTFHVYYSQDARAYTTVLFFFSVAVLFYLLALKRNSIPYWCLFGIFCALAFWSHFYVFIGIGIIFLHAFIIKRNEILKNIASIKPIILGLLSFVLLTSPLLYGTIQLYFMRTASAPTWGISGFDVFTQTIVLFSGSELYLTILFLFTAAVGILYLTFNKDKQGFALLLAMLIILPFIASVFFSSVMPMSPRYLIFVLPFYFVAIGAAFNLIPKEVDAKKVAVIAIILICLVSIPYFTSYYTTYSKNDWRGFSEYLTAETQNGDYVVVLPGYMTLPLDYYYDSTKDDTHEVQANSAKELEEIEQTRGDTTAYYVVTADIYAANPEGDALNWLNANTKYIGRNMGINLFLSQ, encoded by the coding sequence ATGAGACATAACAGACAGAACAAGGCAGAGCCCAACGCTGAGAAGTACCGGATAGATTCACTAACCGATATAACGTGGAATAATCTGAAAAACGTGATCCGATACAATCACTATGCCCAGATGTTGCTCATTCTGCTGATCATGGGAGGAATCCTCCGGTTTTACAACTTGGGATATAATTCACTATGGCTTGATGAAGCATGCACCTACGACTTTGCCCAACTATCACTCGGCGGGATACTGGAACTAACAACAAAAACCGGAGATGTCAATCCACCTCTATTCTACGCAATAGAACATTTCATGCTCGGACTTGGGAACAATGAAATAATTCTCCGACTCATACCTGCACTGCTCGGTATGTTTTCCATTCCGGTGATGTATTTTCTGGGAAGAGAAATCTGCGGACGACTTGCCGGCATAATCGCTGCGGCACTTCTGACCTTCTCCACATTTCATGTATATTATTCTCAGGATGCAAGAGCTTACACTACAGTCCTGTTCTTCTTTTCCGTGGCAGTTCTTTTCTACCTTCTTGCACTGAAACGAAACTCAATACCGTACTGGTGCCTCTTCGGCATATTCTGTGCTCTGGCATTCTGGTCTCATTTTTACGTATTCATAGGAATTGGAATTATCTTCCTTCACGCCTTCATCATAAAAAGAAACGAGATTCTCAAAAACATTGCCTCAATAAAACCAATCATACTAGGACTTCTCTCATTTGTTCTCCTCACATCCCCTCTCCTGTATGGGACGATACAACTCTACTTCATGCGAACCGCATCAGCCCCCACATGGGGAATCTCCGGATTTGATGTGTTCACCCAAACAATCGTACTGTTCTCCGGAAGTGAACTCTATCTGACCATTCTGTTTCTGTTCACCGCAGCAGTTGGAATCCTGTACCTCACATTCAACAAAGATAAACAAGGTTTCGCACTTTTGCTTGCCATGTTGATCATTCTGCCGTTTATTGCCAGCGTGTTCTTCTCATCAGTCATGCCGATGAGCCCACGCTATCTCATCTTCGTCCTGCCGTTTTACTTCGTTGCAATCGGGGCTGCATTTAATCTGATACCAAAAGAGGTTGACGCCAAAAAAGTGGCTGTGATTGCAATTATTCTGATATGTTTGGTAAGCATCCCCTATTTCACCTCATACTATACCACATACTCCAAAAATGACTGGAGAGGATTTTCAGAGTATCTCACTGCTGAAACACAGAATGGGGACTATGTAGTAGTACTGCCCGGATACATGACGTTGCCGCTTGATTACTATTATGACAGTACAAAGGATGACACGCATGAAGTCCAGGCTAATTCTGCGAAAGAACTTGAAGAAATAGAACAAACACGAGGGGACACAACTGCATACTACGTAGTCACAGCAGATATTTATGCAGCAAACCCGGAGGGTGATGCCCTCAACTGGCTGAATGCCAACACCAAATATATTGGAAGAAATATGGGAATCAATCTGTTCCTCTCGCAATAA